The Pseudoalteromonas marina genome contains a region encoding:
- a CDS encoding methylamine utilization protein, translating into MFKYLTLIIVMLLTWQVQAVSITVNNNKNEPMANAVVWLTSEVLSSDPSQADTLYSMVQKDREFTPRILVVPQNAKVEFPNADSILHHVYSFSEAKTFELKLYKEQPKAPLVFDQTGVVELGCNIHDWMLGYIVVVDSPIFDITDNSGHVNLTVEPGEYTLNVWHSGFGDISHVESKKVTIGQAPFIYKIKQAITEQFDFATDEFDDY; encoded by the coding sequence ATGTTCAAATATTTAACGTTAATTATTGTCATGTTATTAACTTGGCAGGTACAAGCGGTTTCTATCACGGTTAACAATAATAAAAACGAGCCTATGGCTAATGCCGTGGTGTGGCTGACTTCTGAGGTGCTTTCTAGTGACCCCAGCCAAGCAGATACACTTTATTCTATGGTGCAAAAAGATAGGGAGTTTACGCCGCGCATTTTAGTTGTACCACAAAATGCAAAAGTGGAATTTCCAAACGCCGATTCAATTTTGCATCATGTGTATTCGTTTTCTGAGGCAAAAACGTTTGAATTAAAGTTATATAAGGAACAACCCAAGGCGCCATTAGTGTTTGATCAAACCGGTGTTGTTGAGTTGGGATGTAACATTCATGACTGGATGCTTGGTTATATTGTGGTTGTTGATAGCCCTATTTTTGATATTACCGATAACAGCGGACATGTAAATTTAACCGTAGAGCCAGGTGAGTACACCCTTAATGTTTGGCATTCAGGGTTTGGCGATATAAGTCATGTTGAGTCTAAAAAAGTAACCATAGGGCAAGCTCCATTTATATATAAAATTAAACAAGCGATAACTGAGCAGTTTGATTTTGCTACGGATGAATTTGATGACTATTAA